The following are encoded together in the Streptomyces sp. NBC_01465 genome:
- a CDS encoding F0F1 ATP synthase subunit gamma has protein sequence MGAQLRVYKRRIRAVTATKKITKAMEMIAASRIVKAQRKVAASMPYATELTRAVTAVATGSTTKHPLTTEAEAPTRAAIVLITSDRGLAGGYSSNAIKAADRLTERLRGEGKEVDTYIVGRKGVAYYGFRERKVAESWTGFTDSPSYADAKNVAAPLIEAVQTETAEGGVDELHIVFTEFVSMMTQNPVDDRMLPLSLDKVSEETGTKGEILPLFDFEPSAEDVLDALLPRYVESRIYNALLQAAASEHAARRRAMKSATDNAGDLIKSLSRLANAARQAEITQEISEIVGGASAMADATAGSDK, from the coding sequence ATGGGAGCGCAGCTCCGGGTCTACAAGCGTCGCATCCGTGCCGTCACGGCGACCAAGAAGATCACCAAGGCGATGGAGATGATCGCCGCCTCGCGCATCGTCAAGGCGCAGCGCAAGGTGGCGGCATCGATGCCGTACGCAACCGAGCTCACCCGTGCGGTGACCGCGGTCGCGACCGGCTCCACCACCAAGCACCCGCTCACCACCGAGGCCGAGGCCCCGACCCGGGCCGCGATCGTCCTCATCACGAGCGACCGCGGTCTGGCCGGCGGCTACTCGTCCAACGCCATCAAGGCTGCGGACCGGCTGACGGAGCGGCTGCGCGGCGAGGGCAAGGAGGTCGACACGTACATCGTCGGCCGCAAGGGTGTCGCCTACTACGGCTTCCGCGAGCGCAAGGTCGCGGAGTCGTGGACCGGCTTCACCGACAGCCCGAGCTACGCGGACGCCAAGAACGTGGCAGCGCCGCTGATCGAGGCCGTCCAGACGGAGACGGCCGAGGGTGGCGTCGACGAACTGCACATCGTCTTCACGGAATTCGTGTCGATGATGACGCAGAACCCCGTCGACGACCGGATGCTGCCTCTCTCGCTCGACAAGGTCTCGGAAGAGACGGGGACGAAGGGCGAGATCCTTCCCCTCTTCGACTTCGAGCCGTCGGCTGAGGACGTCCTCGACGCCCTTCTGCCGCGCTACGTCGAGAGCCGTATCTACAACGCACTGCTGCAGGCCGCCGCTTCCGAGCACGCCGCCCGCCGCCGTGCGATGAAGTCGGCGACCGACAACGCCGGGGATCTCATCAAGAGCCTCTCCCGGCTTGCCAACGCGGCCCGCCAGGCCGAAATCACCCAGGAAATCAGCGAGATCGTCGGTGGCGCCAGCGCCATGGCCGACGCGACCGCGGGGAGTGACAAGTAA
- a CDS encoding MraY family glycosyltransferase, giving the protein MREYLLTLCVTAAVTYLLTGPVRKFAIVAGAMPEIRARDVHREPTPRLGGIAMFGGLCAGLLVADHLVNLNGVFTLSNEPRALLSGAGLIWLIGVLDDKFEIDALIKLGGQMIAAGVMVMQGLEILWLPIPGVGTVSLTSWQSTLLTVALVVITINAVNFVDGLDGLAAGMVCIAAAAFFMYTYRLWYGYGIEAAAPATLFAAILMGMCLGFLPHNMHPARIFMGDSGSMMIGLVMAAAAISVTGQVDPDALNLNLGGSRAATHAMLPVFIPLLMPLTIIAIPMADLVLAIVRRTWNGQSPFAADRGHLHHRLLEIGHSQSRAVLIMYFWSALFAFGALAISVQSTSMWVVLAIVVLSAIGLVLLLLPRFKPHAPRWAERFVPPRYRRPRAVASVESVHDEEADTSDESAERLPLPAGVNGATAVGPRSRFPDRRKAGTSR; this is encoded by the coding sequence GTGCGTGAATACCTGCTGACGCTCTGCGTCACGGCGGCCGTGACCTACCTGCTGACCGGGCCGGTGCGGAAGTTCGCCATCGTGGCCGGGGCAATGCCGGAGATCCGTGCGCGCGACGTCCACCGAGAACCGACTCCGCGGCTCGGTGGCATCGCCATGTTCGGCGGTCTGTGCGCCGGTCTGCTGGTCGCCGACCACCTGGTCAACCTCAACGGCGTCTTCACGCTCTCCAACGAGCCGCGCGCGCTGCTCTCGGGGGCCGGGCTGATCTGGCTCATCGGCGTACTGGACGACAAGTTCGAGATCGACGCCCTGATCAAGCTCGGCGGCCAGATGATCGCCGCGGGCGTCATGGTCATGCAGGGCCTGGAGATCCTCTGGCTGCCCATCCCCGGCGTCGGCACGGTCTCCCTGACCTCCTGGCAGTCCACGCTGCTCACGGTCGCTCTCGTGGTCATCACGATCAACGCGGTCAACTTCGTGGACGGGCTCGACGGTCTGGCGGCCGGCATGGTCTGCATCGCCGCCGCGGCCTTCTTCATGTACACCTACCGCCTCTGGTACGGGTACGGAATCGAGGCCGCCGCCCCGGCGACCCTCTTCGCGGCGATCCTGATGGGCATGTGCCTGGGCTTCCTGCCCCACAACATGCACCCCGCCAGAATCTTCATGGGCGACTCGGGCTCGATGATGATCGGCCTCGTCATGGCGGCCGCCGCGATCTCGGTCACGGGCCAGGTCGACCCGGACGCGCTCAACCTGAACCTCGGCGGTTCGCGCGCCGCCACCCACGCGATGCTCCCGGTCTTCATCCCGCTGCTGATGCCGCTGACGATCATCGCGATCCCGATGGCCGACCTGGTCCTGGCGATCGTGCGGCGGACCTGGAACGGCCAGTCGCCGTTCGCCGCCGACCGCGGGCATCTGCACCACCGGCTCCTGGAGATCGGCCACTCGCAGAGCCGTGCGGTGCTGATCATGTACTTCTGGTCGGCACTGTTCGCCTTCGGTGCGCTCGCCATCTCCGTGCAGTCCACCTCGATGTGGGTCGTGCTCGCCATCGTGGTGCTGAGTGCGATCGGTCTCGTACTCCTGCTGCTGCCGCGCTTCAAGCCCCATGCCCCGCGCTGGGCGGAGCGGTTCGTGCCGCCGCGCTACCGGCGGCCGAGGGCGGTGGCGAGCGTCGAGTCCGTACACGACGAAGAAGCGGACACATCCGACGAATCGGCCGAAAGACTGCCTCTTCCGGCAGGCGTCAATGGAGCGACCGCAGTTGGCCCCCGTTCGCGCTTCCCCGACCGGCGGAAGGCCGGCACGTCCCGCTGA
- a CDS encoding F0F1 ATP synthase subunit B — protein MEGTDVNALFLAAEAETQNPLIPHLDELVIGLIAFAIVFGFLAKKLLPNINKVLDERREAIEGGIEKADAAKLEAESVLEQYKAQLAEARHEAARLRQEAQEQGAALLVEMRAEGQRQREEIVAAGHAQIEADRKQAAQSLRQDVGKLATDLAGKLVGESLEDHARQSRTVDRFLSDLEEKAEATR, from the coding sequence ATGGAAGGCACTGATGTGAACGCTCTGTTCCTTGCGGCGGAGGCGGAGACCCAGAATCCCCTCATCCCGCATCTCGACGAGCTCGTCATCGGTCTGATCGCCTTTGCCATCGTCTTCGGCTTCCTTGCGAAGAAGCTCCTCCCGAACATCAACAAGGTTCTGGACGAGCGCCGTGAGGCGATCGAGGGTGGCATCGAGAAGGCCGACGCGGCCAAGCTCGAGGCCGAGAGCGTGCTGGAGCAGTACAAGGCCCAGCTCGCCGAGGCACGGCACGAGGCCGCTCGTCTGCGCCAGGAGGCGCAGGAGCAGGGTGCCGCACTTCTCGTTGAGATGCGTGCGGAGGGCCAGCGTCAGCGCGAGGAGATCGTCGCTGCCGGCCACGCCCAGATCGAGGCCGACCGCAAGCAGGCCGCGCAGTCGCTGCGCCAGGACGTGGGCAAGCTCGCCACCGACCTGGCAGGCAAGCTCGTCGGCGAGTCCCTCGAGGACCACGCCCGGCAGAGCCGCACGGTGGACCGTTTCCTCTCTGACCTCGAGGAGAAGGCCGAGGCCACTCGATGA
- the atpA gene encoding F0F1 ATP synthase subunit alpha gives MAELTIRPEEIRDALENFVQSYQPDAASREEVGTVSVAGDGIAKVEGLPSAMANELLKFEDGTLGLALNLDEREIGAVILGEFSGIEEGQPVQRTGEVLSVGVGEGYLGRVVDPLGNPIDGLGEIETDGRRALELQAPGVMVRKSVHEPMQTGYKAVDAMVPIGRGQRQLIIGDRQTGKTALAVDTIINQRDNWRSGDVNKQVRCIYVAIGQKGSTIASVRGALEEAGALEYTTIVAAPASDPAGFKYLAPYTGSAIGQHWMYAGKHVLIIFDDLSKQADAYRAVSLLLRRPPGREAYPGDVFYLHSRLLERCAKLSDEMGKGSMTGLPIVETKANDVSAFIPTNVISITDGQCFLESDLFNAGQRPALNVGISVSRVGGSAQHKAMRQVSGRLRVDLAQYRELEAFAAFGSDLDAASKASLERGKRMVELLKQGQYQPMPIEEQIVSVWAGTTGKMDDVPVEDIRRFESELLEHLRRERKELLTSIAEGAKMSDDTLGSIADAITAFKRQFETSDGQLLGEDTPAVNVSK, from the coding sequence ATGGCGGAGCTCACGATCCGGCCGGAGGAGATCCGGGATGCGCTGGAGAACTTTGTCCAGTCGTACCAGCCGGACGCGGCCTCGCGCGAGGAGGTCGGAACGGTCAGCGTTGCCGGCGACGGCATCGCGAAGGTAGAGGGTCTTCCCTCGGCCATGGCGAACGAGCTGCTGAAGTTCGAGGACGGAACCCTCGGCCTCGCGCTCAACCTGGACGAGCGCGAGATCGGTGCGGTCATCCTCGGTGAGTTCAGCGGTATCGAGGAGGGCCAGCCGGTGCAGCGCACCGGTGAGGTGCTCTCCGTCGGCGTCGGCGAGGGCTACCTCGGCCGCGTTGTCGACCCGCTCGGCAACCCGATCGACGGCCTCGGCGAGATCGAGACCGACGGCCGTCGCGCGCTGGAGCTTCAGGCTCCCGGCGTCATGGTCCGCAAGTCGGTGCACGAGCCGATGCAGACCGGCTACAAGGCTGTCGACGCCATGGTGCCGATCGGCCGCGGCCAGCGTCAGCTGATCATCGGCGACCGTCAGACCGGCAAGACCGCTCTGGCCGTCGACACGATCATCAACCAGCGCGACAACTGGCGCTCGGGCGATGTCAACAAGCAGGTGCGCTGCATCTACGTTGCCATCGGCCAGAAGGGCTCCACCATCGCGTCGGTTCGCGGTGCGCTGGAAGAGGCGGGCGCCCTGGAGTACACGACGATCGTCGCTGCTCCGGCTTCCGACCCGGCCGGCTTCAAGTACCTGGCCCCGTACACCGGTTCGGCCATCGGCCAGCACTGGATGTACGCCGGTAAGCACGTCCTCATCATCTTCGACGACCTGTCGAAGCAGGCCGACGCCTACCGCGCCGTGTCCCTGCTGCTGCGCCGTCCGCCGGGCCGCGAGGCCTACCCGGGCGACGTCTTCTACTTGCACTCGCGTCTGCTGGAGCGTTGCGCCAAGCTCTCCGACGAGATGGGCAAGGGCTCGATGACGGGTCTCCCGATCGTCGAGACCAAGGCGAACGACGTGTCGGCGTTCATCCCGACCAACGTCATCTCCATCACCGACGGCCAGTGCTTCCTGGAGTCCGACCTGTTCAACGCGGGCCAGCGCCCGGCGCTGAACGTCGGTATCTCGGTCTCCCGCGTCGGTGGTTCCGCCCAGCACAAGGCCATGCGCCAGGTGTCCGGCCGACTCCGTGTCGACCTCGCCCAGTACCGCGAGCTGGAGGCGTTCGCCGCCTTCGGTTCCGACCTGGACGCAGCGTCGAAGGCGTCGCTGGAGCGCGGTAAGCGCATGGTGGAGCTGCTGAAGCAGGGCCAGTACCAGCCGATGCCGATCGAGGAGCAGATCGTCTCCGTCTGGGCCGGTACCACCGGCAAGATGGACGACGTTCCGGTCGAGGACATCCGCCGCTTCGAGTCCGAGCTGCTGGAGCACCTGCGCCGCGAGCGCAAGGAGCTCCTCACCTCGATCGCCGAGGGCGCCAAGATGTCCGACGACACGCTCGGCTCCATCGCCGACGCGATCACCGCCTTCAAGCGCCAGTTCGAGACCTCGGACGGCCAGCTGCTGGGCGAGGACACGCCGGCCGTCAACGTCTCCAAGTGA
- the atpB gene encoding F0F1 ATP synthase subunit A: MSADTTLAFDASCHIFSGCGFPAPGLHTFLYEPMFSVGGFDFTKPMLLALLASVLIVAFFWAAFNKPKLVPGKVQMVGEAGYDFVRRGIVYEIIGKKDGEKYVPLMVSLFFFVWMLNLWSIIPLAQFPVTSLIAFPAGLALIVYVLWVSLTFKKHGFVGGWKNITGYDKSLGWVMPLVVVIEFFSNLLIRPFTHAVRLFANMFAGHLLIVMFTIASWYLMNGIGIAYGTVSFVMVIVMTIFELFIQAVQAYVFVLLASSYIQGALAESH; the protein is encoded by the coding sequence GTGAGTGCTGACACAACGCTTGCCTTTGATGCGAGCTGCCACATTTTCTCCGGATGCGGGTTCCCGGCACCGGGCCTCCACACCTTCCTGTACGAGCCCATGTTCTCCGTGGGCGGCTTCGACTTCACCAAGCCGATGCTGCTCGCGCTGCTGGCCTCGGTCCTGATCGTCGCCTTCTTCTGGGCCGCGTTCAACAAGCCGAAGCTGGTGCCCGGCAAGGTCCAGATGGTCGGTGAGGCGGGTTACGACTTCGTACGCCGCGGCATCGTCTACGAGATCATCGGCAAGAAGGACGGCGAGAAGTACGTCCCGCTGATGGTGTCCCTGTTCTTCTTCGTGTGGATGCTCAACCTCTGGTCGATCATCCCGCTCGCCCAGTTCCCGGTCACGTCGCTGATCGCCTTCCCGGCCGGTCTCGCACTGATCGTGTACGTCCTGTGGGTCTCGCTGACCTTCAAGAAGCACGGGTTCGTCGGCGGCTGGAAGAACATCACCGGCTACGACAAGTCGCTCGGCTGGGTCATGCCGCTGGTCGTCGTGATCGAGTTCTTCTCGAACCTGCTGATCCGGCCGTTCACCCACGCGGTCCGGCTCTTTGCGAACATGTTCGCCGGTCACCTGCTGATCGTGATGTTCACGATCGCCTCCTGGTACTTGATGAACGGCATCGGGATCGCCTACGGCACCGTCTCGTTCGTCATGGTCATCGTGATGACGATCTTCGAGCTCTTCATCCAGGCCGTCCAGGCGTACGTCTTCGTGCTCCTGGCCTCCAGCTACATCCAGGGCGCGCTCGCAGAGAGCCACTGA
- a CDS encoding F0F1 ATP synthase subunit delta: protein MNGASREALAAARERLDALTDSTSADAATLADELAAVTALLHREVSLRRVLTDPSQAGEAKAELAGRLFGSQVSGTTADLVAGMVRSRWSSSRDLVDAIEELAATADLTAAQKSGSLDNVEDELFRFGRIVSSSPELRSALTDRTAPASAKGELLRSLLGGKADPVTERLVVRLVTQPRGRSLESGLESLSKLAAERRDRMVAVVTSAVPLSDDQKLRLGGVLAKLYGRPMHLNLDVDPAVLGGIQVRVGDEVINGSIADRLDEASRRMAG, encoded by the coding sequence ATGAACGGCGCCAGCCGCGAGGCACTGGCCGCCGCACGCGAGCGACTCGACGCGCTGACCGACTCCACGTCGGCCGACGCGGCGACCCTCGCCGACGAGCTGGCCGCTGTCACCGCGCTGCTCCACCGCGAGGTGTCCCTGCGCCGGGTCCTCACCGACCCGTCGCAGGCCGGTGAGGCCAAGGCCGAGCTGGCAGGACGGCTGTTCGGCAGCCAGGTGAGCGGTACGACCGCCGACCTGGTGGCCGGTATGGTCCGCTCCCGCTGGTCGTCCTCGCGCGACCTGGTGGACGCGATCGAGGAGCTGGCGGCCACCGCCGACCTCACCGCGGCGCAGAAGTCGGGCTCGCTCGACAACGTGGAGGACGAGCTGTTCCGGTTCGGCCGGATCGTCTCCTCCTCCCCGGAGCTGCGCTCCGCGCTCACCGACCGCACGGCCCCGGCTTCCGCCAAGGGCGAGCTGCTCCGCAGCCTGCTCGGCGGCAAGGCGGACCCGGTCACCGAGCGCCTGGTCGTACGCCTTGTGACGCAGCCCCGTGGACGTAGCCTGGAATCGGGACTCGAGTCCCTCTCCAAGCTCGCCGCGGAGCGCCGGGACCGGATGGTCGCGGTGGTCACCTCGGCAGTACCGCTGAGCGACGACCAGAAGCTGCGCCTCGGCGGAGTGCTGGCCAAGCTCTACGGCCGTCCGATGCACCTCAACCTCGACGTGGACCCCGCGGTCCTCGGCGGGATTCAGGTCCGCGTCGGCGACGAGGTCATCAACGGCTCCATCGCGGACCGCCTCGACGAGGCGTCGCGTCGCATGGCCGGCTGA
- the atpE gene encoding ATP synthase F0 subunit C, translating into MSAALEFANSLAGAKDTVVGNVASIGYGLAAIGPGVGVGIIFGNGTQALARQPEAAGLIRTNQIMGFAFCEALALIGIVMGFVYQ; encoded by the coding sequence ATGTCCGCTGCTCTCGAATTCGCCAACTCCCTCGCAGGCGCGAAGGACACCGTCGTCGGCAACGTCGCCTCCATCGGCTACGGCCTCGCCGCGATCGGCCCCGGCGTCGGCGTCGGCATCATCTTCGGTAACGGCACCCAGGCGCTGGCCCGTCAGCCCGAAGCTGCCGGCCTGATCCGCACCAACCAGATCATGGGTTTCGCCTTCTGTGAGGCGCTTGCCCTCATCGGCATCGTCATGGGCTTCGTCTACCAGTAA